The DNA segment aggcagaaagatcgcGAATTCAAAGgcagtctctgcaatttagtgaggtgctaagcaaatcagtgagaccctgtctctaaataaaacataaaagaagggctgggatgtggctcagtggttaagcacccctgggttcaatccccactaccaaaaataaaagaaaagggaatactAGCTGTACTAATTACACAGATGTAAAGTTCTTTTAAGGGTTGTGACAAGGGAAGTACTCAATAGCTATTTGCTATTATTACCTGACTGAAAAAAAACTCATGGGTGTTCATGTGTATCTTTAGGAAAAGAACAAGGTATCTTGCTCACCAGTTTGGGAGAGAGTGTGCAATAGATAACTGGATAATTTGCTATGGTAGTTTTTTTTCTGACTTggagaaacatttaaaagtaaaatcttaAATGTCACATATTCCTTGTTATAGgctttttttctattgagagaGAAAGGATTAGAAAGATTTAGAGAGTGGGGCTGGgtacatagctcagttggtagagtgtttgcctcgcaggcacaaggccctgggttcaatccccagcaccacaaaaaaaaaaaaaaaaaaaaaagaaagaaagatttaaagaGTGAAAACATAAATTGGTGAGATTTAGTGAAGAGGCAAAAAAACTATTTCATTGGAGCTATAGTTACTATAAGTGGTAAACAATGGAAACTAAAGTAAGGTTACTTATTTGTTAAAACTGGAAGCAGGATAACTCAAAGTACAACATATTCAGTGGAAGGGGTCTGTTCAAAAACATGTAGCAATTCTGTGGCAGGGCAAATGCACCCCATAGGACAGGTTCCGAGGATCAGGGAAGAGTGAGGGTCCAGTTAGGGACTTGGTCAGGagttcagccacaaagaatactGGAGTAAGAAACTCAGTTTTCCAGATGAGTAGTGAGGACTCCAGAAATGGCTTCCCAACTCCTGCTTCtgtcaaacattttaaaagtatatatctCTCTGCAGAACTACTCTAACTTGAGTTAGAAGACAAAACTGTATTAAGCATCAACGGTATTCCATGCTCTGTGTCATTAAAAAAGAAGTCTCATTTTCACATATTACCAAAGGTTGcccagcctcagttttcttactgTGTGGAAGCGGGAAGGGGCATGTGGCTCTCTAATTTTTCCATAAGTAAAGCCTTGTTTTCCCCCTTCTATTTACACAAGGCTCTTGCTTTTACCAGTAAagtttaaagggaaagaaaagaaaaaattaaagtaccTTCTCAGAGATGGCAATGAAAAGAGGATCAAAGGGTTGGGGGAGAAcctcagaggccctgggttctatccccaccACCATGTGAAGAAAAGGGTCAACCAGTAGCTTAGGGAAGATTATTTCAGGTCCACCACCCACCCTCAACCATGACACAAGAATGAGATATACTTTTGCAGCAAAATTACTCAGCTCTTGGGGGCTTCTGCTTTCCACCAAAACTTGACACTCTAAAATAATAGACTAGTAGGTTTCTACTCTTATACAAACCACTTCTTGagatgcaaaattttaaaaggtatttctACAGAAGGATTAGCATTAATGCAGCCTTCTAAATACATCCTTTGAAAGCTAAGCTTGGGTTAAGACATCCTTCCAGCAGTTTTCTTACTTAATTCCTTTAGCTTTCAGTTCCTCCTTGACACGTTCCAGGTAATGATTATCAGGGTAGCCATAACTGCGGAAAGAAAAATCCTTTTAAGCATCATCACAAATAGTTCTTAAGATCTTTTGCATTTGAGGATTTCATATTCAGCATTGTGAACAATTATGGGTAATCCTGAAGATGGGTGATATATAACCATTCTGAAGTGTAGAGATGTAACTCATTTAGCTAATGACTCATTTAGTTGTCTGACCAGTATCTATTTTCCAActaggcttttaaaattctcagtTTATTATAAGTTTATTTATAACTCATAAAGTTATAACCATATACTATATTTTATGGGGAGTCATTAATTATATGCATAAGATTTTCAATTGGTGATTCTTTTTGAATATCAAGGGTCTGAAGTATTCTGAGTTTTATAAACAACAATCAGATTTCCTGTAACACAGCTTTCACCACCATTAGTCCTCTCAAAACTAAGACTTTTTCTAGCATGTGATTACCAAGAGAGTTTAGCTCCTCTGGGTACTGATGAGAAAAAAGGGCAGAAAGAAAGATGATCTTAAAAGAAAGCACAGTAACACTTCTAGAATCTACCTTTCAAATTGACATGATGCTCAAGTTTAATCAACTTAGATACCATTCACTTGTATGCTGAAATCCTCTTTTCTTTGGTGCAAAATTTAATAACTAATACTTTGTAATTGACAGGGTAGGTGGTTATGGGGACCAAACTTACTCTCTTTGAATTTATCATCCCAGATTAGCATTTCTCATAATACTAGGATACCAGTGCTATAAAGTCTCCTTATAGCCACATCCTCAAATTGCCATATTTTACAACCTCTATACTTTATCTAGGACCATTACATTTCAAAAGGTTCTCACTTTTCTGGTCCTCCATATTGGGATGTTTTGTGATGTATATCATTCCACGTAATGACATCTGATTTTCCTGATGTTCGAGAGTACCCCACTGTGAAAATCAGCTTTTGTTCAAAGGCTTTATGAAGTAGTTCCAaaacctcctttccttccttattATTAGGCAAGTATGCAGTTCGATGTATTCCATGATAAGGCTTTCCTGGGTTTGGATGCTCTTCCTgtataaagacaagaaaatgtcATGCAAAAACAGTCCCCTGTCTGAATTTTACTATATGCATAGATCTGTTCATTTGTAGATAGAGCAAATAGAAACAAGAAAAGCATTAAAGTGTTACTCATATTCccaataattcatattttttctctttcttcaactTCACATTGTGAACACTACCTATCTTCCTGACTCCTATTTTCCTAACACATATTCTCCATTCATCCTTTGTTGACCTTAAGAAATAGACATGTAagggttgggtgtggtggtacacacctcccagcagctcaggaggctgaggcagaaggatcactagttcaaagtcagtttcagaaacttagcaagatcctgtctctaaataaaaaataagaagggctggagatgtggcttagtggttaagcacccctaagttcaatccccagtaccagaaaaaaaaaaaagagagagagagagagaattagatATGATATAGGGTTAgtagtgtagttcagtggtaaagtacctgcTTAGtatgcatgaagtcctgggtttgatccccccatcaccaaaaaaaccaaaaaaaccaaaaaaacaaaaaacgcaaaacaaaatgaaagcacatgaaaatgtggaaagagaaaagaaaaaatagaagtaaaaagacATGAAAGATCTACATTATAAGCAGATAAGGTAACTTGCATCACCGTTTCTGTCCCTTGTACATGAGTATGAAATAATTCCCTGGGAAATCCATTGTCAAATAGGCAACAGAATAATCCCTTTTGCCCCAGCTATTCCAACACAGTGGAAAGAAACCCAGGGACCCCAGAAACACTTACCGTTTGTATGCCTCCCAACATTTCATATGTAATGACAATGGTGTCACAGGATGGATAACCCGGAagtgaggtttttaaaattctgtacgTCATGGTTCCATCTGGTTGATTCCCTTTCTGGACACCATAGGAAGTCAGACACACAGGACAGTTGGGCTTATATGCCATGGCTGTGACGATACAAGGCCTGCAGAATTCATGCTTGCACTCAGGTAGCACATATTTGTTACTAATGGTGTCCATGCAGATGACACAGATGTCCTTTTCCTTCTTGCCTGCTTCTGAGGCCACAGAACTTGCAGAGTCCTTGAATAGAGGTGAAGCTGCTTTTGAATCTTTAGTATCAATGTCCATGGGTGTTCCATGATCTTTGTTCAATTTCTCTCCAGCTGAAGGTGACAACCCACCTCTTTTTAACACATATTGTTTTGCTTCTGCAAGGCGATTTGGAAAACCAGTCAAAGTCAATGACTCTCTATTCAGCACAAAGTGTATATCTGGATACCTCTTTGTAAAGTCATCAGCGAACTTGGTCCCATGTAAGTGCTGTTTCTCCTTTCCCAAATGTTTCAGTAAAAGGACTTCTTTTGTCAGCTGACTGGTGgcctgttgaaaggcatctatgAAGCTTGCATAAGCATGCACAGATAGATCTATGTCCTTATCCTTTGACTCAAATACAATGCAGGTCTTCTGACCTTTCTCTAGAACTTTACTATGAATGTTGTACTTCTGCTCTATCTCGGATATCTCTTGGAGTAACTGAACTTTTAGAAGCTTATAGTAAGCAGTGTCAACCTCAATTTTGTTCTTCATGCAACTGGGAGCAATTATTTCCACAGGTTTCAAGACAAAAAGTTCATTGATTATTTGTTTGGCAGCAGAAATGTCATCTTGGGTCCCAAGGAGAGTTAGCATTCCTCCTTGCTCCTTTATCAGGAGCTTTGGAAACCTGTAACTCAACTCCTGTTTGATATCATTTGCCCACTTATGGTCTGCTAAAGGGACACATTCTTGCTTCAGAGATTCAGTGGTCTTCTGAAACTCACTAACAAAAAACTCTCGAGCTGCTTCTATGTCATCTGACTGCCTAGAGGTGAAGTCCAAATAGACCATATTGGGAGAGCTGCCTTGAATTTTAGTGTTTACATCAAATCTTTTCTCTATTGAGTTTATTTTACCAGGACAGGTATATCTGAAGTATTCCAAGAAAGGCAAGGGAATTTCAAACTGGCCGCCTTTTTCTTCTGACCTGGGTTTTGATTCAGAAGGAGAAGAGCTGCTGTCCCAGTCCGGCTGGTCAAGAGGCTCCCTCTCTGTAGCAGAAGGGGAAGATTCCTGATTCCTCTCATTCTCCAGGAGCTGCTCACTTAAgaagtaatatattttttcaatatctctgaaGTCACCACACACCTTCTCAACTCCATTGTTACCCTCCAACTTTTTGACACTGGGGCAGAGAGTGGTTACATGTGCCCTCTGCTCTTTGGAGAACAGGTCACAGTTCAGATCAGCTGTCACAGTAAGAAAGATCTGAAAATTTCAAAGGAACAGGAACAAATAAGATATCTCAGACACCCAAGCCCACAGTAGAACCTAGAATTCTTCAGAATGCCGAGACTACAGAAACATCCACTGTGTCTTTCCTTAGCAGCAGGTAACCTGTTCAGAGCTTTATAGAGTATGCAGTATGCTACAGCCCAAAGGGTCTCAGTCCTgtctgcacattagaatcacctgggaagttcaaaaagagaaagagagaaagggggtgAAGGGGAAAGGGCAAGAGGGCTAGGGCTTAGATTCATGTAAGTGGTCTACAGTGGAGCCTGggcttgaacattttttataaagCTCTGTGTAAAAAAGAGCTATGTTCTAGAGCTGCCACTGTCTGACGTGGGGAATGGCAGTAGGGGAAAGGCATTTCTGTTCTCTGGACAAGTTGCTGTGGTCCTCACAAAATAGTAGTCTATGAGCCTGGAAAGGAGTCATAAATTGGAGGATAATAGTTTTCTTattactattcttttttcttatttacccttcctctttaaaaaaaaaaaaaaaaaaaaaaaaacacacagttggacatggtagcacatgtctgtaaccTTAGCAACTttatctcaagttcaaggccagcctgagcaacttagtgggaccctgtctcaaaataaaaaacaaatagggctgaggatatagcttagttgtaaagtgctcctgggttcaatcccagtaccaaacaacaacaataataaaaaaccaacaaaattaaACAACTGACCTCCCACAGAGTTGCTGGACCCTTCTAAACCTTGACCTTTAGAAGTTCAATTATAAgatagataatttattttataataaaaaggacAAATGTGAATGAAATGTAATATAAAAGCAGGTATTTCTAATGTTTTGTTCCCCCTTGAGGTCTTTGCCCATGCCCTTTTCTCTGCATGCAACGATCTTCCTCTAGATCTTCAAAATGCTTCCCGAATCTAACCTCTTCTTATACTTCTATGGGGACCACCTAGAGTCCAGGCCATTATCATCTTCCATCTGGCCCACTGCAGCTTCTCCTAACTGGGCTCTGACCTTCCTACACATATGTTTTCACACAGCAGCCAAAGTGATCTCTTAGAAATGTAAACCAGAAAGCCCCACATCTGCCCTCTCTCAGTTCCCAGCACTCCTTCCCTTGCTCCCTGCCTTCCCCTAGTCTATCTTCTTTGTAGCTTGTAGAGCTCAGGATGTAAGCTTTTGTGGGGCTTGTGCACATGTGCATCCCAGGCCTAGAATGTTCTTCCCCCAGAAACCCACTTGTCTAGCTCCCTTACTTCATTCATGTCTGTTCAGATGACACTATTTGAGAGGTTCTTCTTGACATCCTTTGTAAAATAGGGTTTCTTTCATTTATCCTGAATTATTCTTCCCAAAACCAATAGGCATTTTATTTGGTTACATTTGGTTCCTCTCACTTGAAGGTAAGTTGTGAGGGCTGAGTCTGCTGTGTACCTGACTGTGTCCCAAGCCCTTgttacagtgcctggcacatagtaggcagtTGATATCTATTTGTGGGATGAATTCTTGCATGGCTGACTCCTCATCATGTTTTATGACAAAAGTCTCCTCCACAGAAGAGTTGGCTCTGACTTTTGGTCAGAAGTAGAACCATCTTCACCTTCCCCTTTTTGGCCTTGGCCCTGTTCCTCTCTGAGGCAAAACTCCATTATATATTCTTAGCAGATCGTAGCCTCTGAAATGGTTTTATTAGGTTGGCTTACTTGCTTATCCTCTTTCTGTGAATCTCTCCACCCCAGTGCCAGCTGCCCGAGAGCCGGGACCTTGTCTGTTGTGTTCTCCGTGTCCTAGTGCCTAAACCAGTGCCTGACTCATTATTAGTCCCCAGCACTGTCTGCTGGGACATAAAAGGCAGTAGGTGTGGTAACCATAGGGGCACTTACAGGAACACAGTCATCTGCTTTTTCCAACACTCACCTTTTGGACATAGGAGTCGACAGTGTTAGGAACACTTCCTTTATTTGGGTGCTTCTCCTTAGACTGTGCTTCAGCTTGTGACTGTGTCAATGAAGAACTTCTGGGTCTTGTGTCCTCTATTGGCTTTCTAGTGGTTTCCAGAAAAATGGGCACAGGTTTGTCTTTAACCAAGATGTAGTGCTCTCCTTTTTTCAACACTCTCTCCTTAGCTTCAGAGGAGACATTAAACACACATTCACACAGAAACAGGAGAAATTTCAAACAGCTGGCTCTCAGTATCCCCTGAGAATTGATTCTGAGAACCCCCAacgataccaaaatccatggatgctcaagtcccttaaatGTGTGATATTTCCATCAACCTACTCATATCCTcccacatactttaaatcatttcagATTACTTACAATACCCAATACAATGTAAAATCTTTGTAAATAGTTgtcatactgtattgtttagggaataatgacaggaaAAATGTACATGTCCAGTACAGATGCTACTTTCTTCCTGTTATTATGACATTTTCCATCTCTgcttggttgaatccatggaggCAGAACCCACAGCTACAGAGGGCCTGACAGTAATCCTGTTATTCATGCATCTGTACCCTGCCCAAGACCCTCACTGTAAGACTGTTCCCTGCATGCTGGAATAGCAGTTTGGTGATGGGGAAGTAGGGGCAGCTATTCAGAACTCTAAAGTAGGCAGCTTACATTttacaataaaaggaaaacttaatGAAAATGGAACATCATCAGCCCATTTAAAGTCATGAAATTGTCTCCAGTTTCATTTCAATGATATGGAATAATACtcattaagtaatttttttttaaagtaggaatcCAGTGTTCCTCCTCATAATGTTAGAAATACATACGTGTTTGCTGACATTCATAGAAAATGACTGAAAGGAGATGCATCAAAATGTTCCTTCCCATTGTTTATCTCCAcgtagtttcttctttcttttttgctcttttctttagtGAGCATCTATTACTTTTGAAACCTCAAAAGTAGGTCAATTgaatcataatttaaaacataaaaccgCAATGCTTAAACAAGGACAAAAGCTGCCAAGGAcctggggagggaagggacagTACTTATATTTCTCTGGCAATTGAAAAATACGTCAGTTCAGAAAAGCACATAGAAAGTACCATCCTTCAAGTGGTCAGTAGATCAGGGACTGGGCACATCTGGGGCCCTAACCTCCACCGTGGGGTCAAAGGAGTTGTTGGCAACAGTAACCCCAGGTTCCTGCCCGCCCCAAAGGGCACCTCCATACTTTCTCCTGCGCGCTCCCCTAGGTCAGATTGAACTGGATCGGCCTGGAAACCCGCGGCGCTGCGCCCCCGGGGACGGGGACGAAGACGGCCTTGGCACTTCTGCTGCCCACTGCTCACCTGCCCTTTCTTTGAACACCACCTGGAAAGTGCCCGGGGCACTCTGGTAGACGGACTGGACCTCGCACTCCCCGCCGTCCGAGAGCCGGCTCTGGAAGTAGCCTTCCAGTTTCAAGCGCGGCATGGGGATGGACTCGGACACCCGCACGAACAGCGGGGACGGCGGGCAGGGGTTGGAGGCCATGGCGCCTTGCGTGCAGCTCGCGCGGGGCTCCGGGACGCTTCTGCGCCGGACGGGGCAAAGGCGCCTCCCGCCCCTCCGACTGGGGCCGCAAAGTTTCAGTTTCACTTCCTTGGAGGTCCCTCCCTGTTCCCGGCAGAGCCGCCTCCCCTCCTCTCCGCAGTCCGCCCCGCAGCCAGCGTCGGGTAAGTGGGTCCCGCCTTTGGGGGTACGCGCTCGTGCGGGTCCGCTCTCCGCAGGATCCCTCGAGGGCGGGCGAGGACCGGGGTCCCCGGGCCAGGCCTCCCCATGTTAGCATAGAGGCTAGGCAGGGAAAATGATTCTCTTGTGCTTCTCTTCTTTGAAACCATTGTTGTTATTGCTTTTTGCCACGAAGATGTAATTCGCATTCCAAATTCACGTTATACttaacctaatttttaaaagaaaaaaaaaaattttagtttaccTGCCTTGGGACCTATGACGTGTTCCCTGCCTGCTGCTGTACCCCGTAGATAGGAACTTTTCTGCCCTCCTCCCTTGCGTTGGCCAACAGCACTGGTTGCTGCCTTGTGCGCTAGGGGTAAGAGGTCTCTGAGCTCAAGGGTTGGCAAAGGGAGGCAGACCTatgaacaaagaagcaaatctcTTGAGGACCTCCAAGTGAAAGTTTCAAGCAGAATTTGACACTCTAAGAGTGTTGGGTGGTGGGGGCGCTTAGGAGGGGGGAGAATGGGAGTGCATCTGGGACCAGGAGTGCTGTGGTCTGAAACACAGAGGGTCCTGAGACCTGGAAGGAGATGAGGTGGACAGGGACATGCATAAGGAAGGGCCTGCTCAGATCTGTGCTGTTCAATAGCAATATAATGGGAGTCACATATGTTAATTGTAAAATTCTTCGTCATATTATTAAGACTataaagaaacaggtgaaattaattttactgCTATGCTATTCAGTATATTCAAACTAATTATTTCAGCATGTAATGGGATAGTTTATGATCTTTTTGGTCATACTAAGTCTTTGCcatccagtttttttcttttctttacctcaCGTTTCAATTCAGACTAACCACATATCCAGTGCCCAATAACTAAACGTGCCTAATGGTCTCCCTTGAACAGCCCATGTCTAAATGGTGAATGGTCTTGATGACAGAGAGAAATGGAAGTGTTGGAAACAAGGGAAGCCAGAGACTGATGGGCCAGATTTGGCAGTTTAGAAAGATAGAGCTGACAACAATGCAAAGGACACATTTCCAAGCAGGGATGAATGGAGGTAGAGAGGCCAGAGAGGTTTTTGCATGTGGCTAGACCAACTAGAAATGGGTTGGTCTTCATGGACAGCAGTTTGGCACTACTATCAGAATTACAATTGCATAGACTTTGTGTTTTTTCAGTTCTACATCTAGGAATTTGTCCCACTGATATATTAGCCCTTATGTGTTAAGTGACCTATGTACAAAGTTGTTCTTTATAGCCTTGTTTATGGTAGCCTAAGACTGGGAACTCCTTAAATGCCCATGAATGGGGGACCAGAGTTAAATAACTTACAGTGTTTCTATATGATGGAATACAGTGAGTAGTGAAAAAATGAGGTCCATCTCAGTGTGCTCTATGAACAGATCTCTGGCATGTATTAAGTGGAGAACATAAAATGTAGAagagtaggggctggggagatagctcagtcggtagagtgcttgccttgtaagcacaagtccctgggttcgatccccagcaccccaaaaaaaaaaatgtagaagagtGTATAAGATGCTACCTTTTGTGTAGAGATGTATCTAGAAGGATAAAGGAGAAATTGATTGCCTTGGTATTTCTTGAGGGAGACAGGAGAGGGCTTTCTACACTTTTTGAACCATGTAAATGTAATATTTATTCAGACGATCAAAAGTAAAGTTAGATACTGCATTTACGTCTTTGGAAAGAGTATACTGCCATAACTCAGGCAATAGTTCTAAGACCCTAAAGTGCAGCAGTGTCAGGGAACAAGGAGGGTAGGGGCATGTATGAGAGGAACTTAGGTGATCAGGACCCAGAGA comes from the Sciurus carolinensis chromosome 9, mSciCar1.2, whole genome shotgun sequence genome and includes:
- the Dtx3l gene encoding E3 ubiquitin-protein ligase DTX3L, yielding MASNPCPPSPLFVRVSESIPMPRLKLEGYFQSRLSDGGECEVQSVYQSAPGTFQVVFKERAAKERVLKKGEHYILVKDKPVPIFLETTRKPIEDTRPRSSSLTQSQAEAQSKEKHPNKGSVPNTVDSYVQKIFLTVTADLNCDLFSKEQRAHVTTLCPSVKKLEGNNGVEKVCGDFRDIEKIYYFLSEQLLENERNQESSPSATEREPLDQPDWDSSSSPSESKPRSEEKGGQFEIPLPFLEYFRYTCPGKINSIEKRFDVNTKIQGSSPNMVYLDFTSRQSDDIEAAREFFVSEFQKTTESLKQECVPLADHKWANDIKQELSYRFPKLLIKEQGGMLTLLGTQDDISAAKQIINELFVLKPVEIIAPSCMKNKIEVDTAYYKLLKVQLLQEISEIEQKYNIHSKVLEKGQKTCIVFESKDKDIDLSVHAYASFIDAFQQATSQLTKEVLLLKHLGKEKQHLHGTKFADDFTKRYPDIHFVLNRESLTLTGFPNRLAEAKQYVLKRGGLSPSAGEKLNKDHGTPMDIDTKDSKAASPLFKDSASSVASEAGKKEKDICVICMDTISNKYVLPECKHEFCRPCIVTAMAYKPNCPVCLTSYGVQKGNQPDGTMTYRILKTSLPGYPSCDTIVITYEMLGGIQTEEHPNPGKPYHGIHRTAYLPNNKEGKEVLELLHKAFEQKLIFTVGYSRTSGKSDVITWNDIHHKTSQYGGPENYGYPDNHYLERVKEELKAKGIK